The Pararhizobium sp. IMCC21322 sequence CAGACCCAGAGCATTGAATCCGGTTTCAAACTTGCCTGCCTGTGCGTCACGAAACGCGTTGTAAACAGCCACATCAACACGTTTCACCATGGATGTCAGAACGCTGCCCGGGTGCAGGTAATTCTGGTTGCTGTCCACGCCGATCGAGAATTTACCTTCGTCAGCCGCTTGCTGCAGCACACCAACACCGGTGCCGCCAGCAGCTGCATAAACCACGTCTGCGCCAGCATCGATCTGCGCTTTGGTGATTTCGCCACCCTTCACCGGGTCATTCCAGGCTGATGGTGTTTCGCCAGTCATGTTCTGAATGACATTTGCTTCGGCATTGGCAGCCTTTACGCCCTGAACATAACCGCAGGCGAATTTACGGATGAGTGGAATATCCATTCCACCAACAAAACCCACAGTGCCTGTTTCAGATTTCATGCCAGCCAGCAAACCGACCAGATAAGATCCTTCATGCTCGTTGAAAACGACAGAACGAACATTCGGCTTGTCAACGACCATATCGAT is a genomic window containing:
- a CDS encoding BMP family protein; translated protein: MKLKLFAAVAAAAMMASSAFAAEFKPAVIFDMGGKFDKSFNEAAFQGAEKFKEDTGVEYGEFEITNASQREQALRNFARRGYNPIVVMGFAQAEAMDKVSAEFPDLNFAIIDMVVDKPNVRSVVFNEHEGSYLVGLLAGMKSETGTVGFVGGMDIPLIRKFACGYVQGVKAANAEANVIQNMTGETPSAWNDPVKGGEITKAQIDAGADVVYAAAGGTGVGVLQQAADEGKFSIGVDSNQNYLHPGSVLTSMVKRVDVAVYNAFRDAQAGKFETGFNALGLEADGVGWSLDENNADLVTDEMKAAVEKAKAAIIAGDIAVHDYMSSDSCPVM